The following proteins are co-located in the Pseudomonas sp. DY-1 genome:
- a CDS encoding VOC family protein, translated as MDIRGLGYVTVASTDLKRWGDYATGVLGMMVDAVAGERLYLKMDERPYRILVERADHDGYGACGWEVAGKAAFEQAIAELQQADVEVQRGSAADAVSRKVQELARFADPDGNRHELFWGPLQDFAPFMSPVGVSGFVTSDLGMGHAVLPAPAFDRCLDFYERVMGFGLSDLMKVRFTPDPAEPEKRIHFLHCNNGRHHSLALFECPIPSGCVHLMVEVHELDDVGRALDRMHASGVKLSATLGRHTNDDMTSFYMQTPGGFDLEYGCGGKVMDWERHTPFESTVVSHWGHDFSVGRQ; from the coding sequence ATGGATATCCGTGGCCTGGGTTACGTCACCGTAGCCTCGACAGACCTGAAGCGCTGGGGCGATTACGCCACCGGGGTGCTCGGCATGATGGTGGATGCCGTAGCGGGCGAGCGGCTCTACCTGAAAATGGACGAACGTCCCTACCGCATCCTGGTTGAGCGCGCCGACCATGACGGATATGGCGCCTGCGGTTGGGAGGTCGCCGGCAAGGCTGCCTTCGAGCAGGCCATTGCCGAGCTGCAACAGGCCGATGTGGAAGTCCAGCGCGGTAGCGCGGCCGATGCCGTCAGCCGCAAGGTGCAGGAACTGGCGCGATTCGCTGATCCGGACGGCAACCGTCACGAGCTGTTCTGGGGTCCGCTGCAGGACTTCGCTCCCTTCATGTCCCCGGTCGGTGTTTCCGGCTTCGTCACCAGCGACCTCGGCATGGGCCATGCCGTACTGCCGGCACCGGCCTTCGACCGCTGCCTGGATTTCTACGAGCGCGTCATGGGCTTCGGCCTTTCCGACCTGATGAAGGTGCGCTTCACCCCCGATCCGGCCGAACCGGAAAAGCGCATCCACTTCCTCCATTGCAACAACGGCCGCCACCACTCCCTGGCGCTGTTCGAGTGTCCGATCCCGTCGGGCTGCGTGCACCTGATGGTGGAAGTGCACGAACTGGATGACGTCGGCCGCGCGCTGGACCGCATGCACGCCAGCGGTGTGAAGCTCTCCGCCACCCTCGGTCGCCATACCAACGACGACATGACCAGCTTCTACATGCAGACCCCGGGCGGCTTCGACCTGGAGTACGGCTGTGGCGGCAAGGTCATGGACTGGGAGCGCCATACCCCCTTCGAGAGCACCGTGGTCAGCCACTGGGGCCATGACTTCAGCGTCGGCCGTCAATAA
- a CDS encoding metal-dependent hydrolase → MDSLTQAVLGATIQGALLGRWQGRKALLYGAMLGTLPDLDVVIRYTDAVAAMTYHRGFSHSIFVLSALAALLTLLVRRWRPNPGYSTQRLFLTLWLVLVTHPLLDAFTSYGTQLLWPMQTPPIAWSSIFIIDPLYTLPLFAAVIGGLLFGLRERTPRLPVAALALSSLYLLSSLGGKFMAEQRVHEVLEREGIRPQAIFSAPTPFNTLLWRVTVLDGEDYHEALVSWFDHEPPRLERIPRGTDLARRLRDSPQHVRLAWFTHGILRYDQIDQMLVVTDLRLGMTGFHPFRFILAEQRDGRWQPVAQARRWPTSRGDLARLKLLWQRIWHEDQVIPLSSWAGMLQR, encoded by the coding sequence ATGGACTCACTCACCCAGGCGGTGCTCGGCGCTACCATCCAGGGCGCGCTGCTCGGACGCTGGCAGGGGCGCAAGGCGCTGCTCTATGGCGCCATGCTCGGCACCTTGCCGGACCTGGACGTGGTGATCCGCTACACGGACGCGGTGGCGGCGATGACCTACCACCGTGGCTTCAGCCACTCCATCTTCGTGCTCAGTGCCCTGGCGGCACTACTGACCTTGCTGGTACGACGATGGCGCCCCAATCCGGGATATTCCACCCAACGCCTGTTCCTCACCCTCTGGCTGGTGCTGGTGACCCATCCCTTGCTGGACGCCTTCACCAGCTATGGCACCCAACTGCTCTGGCCGATGCAGACCCCACCCATCGCCTGGTCGAGCATCTTCATCATCGATCCGCTGTACACCCTGCCCCTTTTCGCAGCGGTGATCGGTGGACTGCTATTCGGACTACGCGAGCGCACCCCACGCCTGCCCGTGGCGGCGCTGGCACTGTCGAGCCTCTACCTGCTTTCAAGCCTGGGCGGCAAGTTCATGGCCGAACAGCGGGTTCATGAGGTGCTGGAACGGGAAGGCATCCGTCCGCAGGCCATCTTCAGCGCCCCGACGCCCTTCAACACACTGCTCTGGCGCGTCACCGTGCTGGACGGCGAGGACTATCACGAAGCGCTGGTCAGCTGGTTCGACCATGAGCCGCCCAGGCTCGAGCGCATCCCCCGCGGCACCGACCTGGCCCGGCGCCTTCGGGATTCGCCACAACACGTACGCCTGGCCTGGTTTACCCACGGCATCCTGCGCTACGACCAGATCGACCAGATGCTGGTGGTCACCGACCTCCGCCTGGGCATGACCGGTTTCCATCCTTTCCGCTTCATCCTCGCGGAGCAACGCGACGGCCGCTGGCAACCGGTGGCGCAAGCGCGGCGCTGGCCGACGAGCCGGGGCGACCTGGCGCGCCTGAAGCTGCTATGGCAGCGGATCTGGCATGAGGATCAGGTGATTCCCTTATCCAGTTGGGCGGGAATGCTGCAGCGCTAG
- the maiA gene encoding maleylacetoacetate isomerase: MNTELTLYGYWRSSAAYRVRIALNLKGLAYRQEPVHLVKDGGQQHQAAYRDLNPQGLLPLLVDSGNAGGEIRIAQSLAILEYLDEVFPVPALLPADPAQRALVRSLAMHIACDVHPLNNLRVLQYLKAELGVADEAKDAWYRHWVALGLAAVEKGLEPLGGKLSLGSRPGYLEACLVPQVYNARRFDCDLSAYPRILDIAARCDALEAFRNAAPEVQPDAQ; encoded by the coding sequence ATGAATACTGAACTCACCCTCTACGGGTACTGGCGCTCCAGCGCTGCGTACCGCGTGCGTATCGCCCTCAACCTCAAGGGCCTGGCCTATCGCCAGGAACCCGTGCACCTGGTCAAGGATGGTGGCCAGCAGCACCAGGCGGCCTATCGCGATCTCAACCCCCAAGGCCTCCTGCCACTGCTGGTGGATTCGGGTAATGCTGGTGGCGAAATCCGCATTGCACAGTCCCTGGCAATCCTCGAATACCTCGATGAAGTCTTCCCCGTACCGGCGTTACTGCCGGCTGATCCGGCCCAACGTGCGCTGGTGCGTTCCCTCGCCATGCATATCGCCTGCGACGTGCATCCGCTGAACAACCTGCGCGTGCTGCAGTACCTCAAGGCCGAACTGGGCGTGGCAGACGAGGCCAAGGACGCTTGGTACCGCCACTGGGTCGCCCTCGGCCTAGCGGCTGTGGAAAAGGGCCTGGAGCCCCTCGGCGGCAAGCTCTCCCTGGGTAGCCGGCCGGGTTACCTGGAGGCCTGCCTGGTGCCTCAGGTCTACAACGCCCGACGCTTCGACTGTGACCTGTCGGCCTATCCGCGCATCCTCGATATCGCAGCGCGCTGCGACGCCCTCGAAGCATTCAGGAATGCTGCTCCGGAGGTACAGCCAGACGCGCAGTAA
- a CDS encoding amino acid permease, translating into MSDMQHSGELKRGLKNRHIQLIALGGAIGTGLFLGSAGVLKSAGPSMILGYAICGFIAFLIMRQLGEMIVEEPVAGSFSHFAHKYWGGFAGFLSGWNCWVLYILVGMSELTAVGKYIHYWWPEVPTWATAAVFFLVVNAINLANVKLFGEAEFWFAMIKVVAIVGMIVLGCWMLFSGSGGEQAAVSNLWAHGGFFPNGVSGLVMAMAFIMFSFGGLEMLGFTAAEADKPKQVIPKAINQVIYRILIFYVGALVVLLSLSPWDALLASINSAGDAYSGSPFVKIFALIGSDTAAHLLNFVVLTAALSVYNSGTYCNGRMLLGLAEQGDAPRSLAKVDKRGVPVRSLLVSAGVTFLAVIVNYVVPHNALELLMSLVVAALVINWAMISYSHLKFRQRMDRDGVRTGFRALWFPMGNYLCLAFVLFILGIMLMIPGIQVSVYAIPVWLLVMWGCYRLKLGGKAQASKVAGYEAG; encoded by the coding sequence ATGAGTGACATGCAACACTCAGGCGAGCTGAAACGCGGCCTGAAGAATCGCCACATCCAGTTGATTGCCCTCGGTGGCGCCATCGGCACCGGTCTTTTCCTCGGCTCCGCCGGGGTGCTCAAGTCCGCCGGTCCTTCGATGATCCTTGGCTATGCCATCTGCGGATTCATCGCCTTCCTGATCATGCGCCAGCTCGGCGAGATGATCGTCGAAGAGCCGGTTGCCGGCTCATTCAGCCATTTCGCGCACAAATACTGGGGCGGATTCGCCGGCTTCCTTTCCGGCTGGAACTGCTGGGTGCTCTACATCCTGGTAGGCATGAGCGAGCTCACCGCTGTGGGCAAGTACATTCATTACTGGTGGCCGGAAGTGCCCACCTGGGCCACCGCCGCGGTGTTCTTCCTGGTGGTGAACGCCATCAACCTGGCCAACGTGAAGCTGTTCGGCGAAGCCGAATTCTGGTTCGCCATGATCAAGGTGGTCGCCATCGTCGGCATGATCGTCCTGGGGTGCTGGATGTTGTTCAGCGGAAGCGGCGGCGAGCAGGCGGCCGTGAGCAACCTCTGGGCCCATGGCGGCTTCTTCCCCAATGGCGTCAGCGGCCTGGTGATGGCCATGGCCTTCATCATGTTCTCCTTCGGTGGCCTGGAAATGCTTGGCTTCACCGCAGCTGAGGCGGACAAGCCCAAGCAGGTGATCCCGAAGGCGATCAACCAGGTGATCTACCGCATCCTGATCTTCTATGTCGGTGCCCTGGTAGTGCTGCTCTCGCTGAGCCCCTGGGATGCGCTGCTGGCATCCATCAACAGCGCCGGTGACGCCTACAGCGGCAGCCCCTTCGTGAAGATATTCGCTCTTATCGGCAGCGATACCGCTGCTCACTTGCTGAACTTCGTGGTGCTCACCGCCGCGTTGTCGGTCTACAACAGCGGTACCTACTGCAACGGCCGCATGCTGCTGGGCCTGGCCGAGCAGGGCGACGCCCCGCGTTCCCTCGCCAAGGTCGACAAGCGTGGTGTACCGGTACGCTCGCTGCTGGTGTCGGCCGGGGTGACGTTCCTGGCCGTCATCGTCAACTACGTGGTACCGCACAATGCCCTGGAGCTGCTGATGTCTCTGGTGGTGGCTGCCTTGGTGATCAACTGGGCGATGATCAGCTACTCGCACTTGAAGTTCCGCCAGCGCATGGACCGGGACGGTGTCCGCACCGGCTTCCGCGCGCTCTGGTTCCCCATGGGCAACTACCTGTGCCTGGCCTTCGTGCTGTTCATCCTCGGCATCATGCTGATGATCCCGGGCATCCAGGTGTCCGTGTACGCCATCCCGGTCTGGCTGCTGGTGATGTGGGGCTGCTACCGCCTGAAGCTGGGCGGCAAGGCCCAGGCCAGCAAGGTCGCTGGATACGAGGCGGGTTGA
- a CDS encoding CoA-transferase subunit beta — translation MTATKQPYSLAELMICAASEAFAGDGEVLATGIGVLQRLAASLAMLNCNAELMMTDSEAFMVAEPVPVGSRGGYQPKLDSWMGFSRIFDNVWSGKRHALVGPVQIDRFGQANISCIGEHAKPKSQMLGVRGFPGNSISHANSFMVPSHNKRVFVDGEVDVVASVGYNPERLARGWSLDEIDIRMIVTDLCVLDFQGPGRQMRIRSLHPGVSVEEVQAATSFPLHVPNAIPTTAAPTLEQLILIQQLDPHNLRASQLKDNPPGVRARAMTH, via the coding sequence ATGACTGCCACCAAACAACCCTACAGCCTCGCTGAACTGATGATCTGCGCCGCCTCCGAAGCGTTCGCCGGTGACGGTGAAGTGCTCGCCACTGGAATCGGCGTGCTGCAGCGCCTGGCCGCGTCGCTGGCGATGCTCAACTGCAATGCCGAACTGATGATGACCGACTCCGAAGCCTTCATGGTCGCCGAGCCGGTGCCGGTCGGGTCGCGCGGCGGCTACCAGCCGAAACTCGACAGCTGGATGGGCTTTTCGCGCATCTTCGACAATGTCTGGAGTGGCAAGCGCCATGCCCTGGTGGGACCGGTGCAGATCGACCGCTTCGGCCAGGCCAACATTTCCTGCATCGGCGAACACGCCAAGCCCAAATCGCAGATGCTCGGCGTACGTGGCTTCCCCGGCAATTCCATCAGCCACGCGAACTCGTTCATGGTGCCCAGCCACAACAAACGTGTGTTCGTCGATGGCGAAGTGGATGTGGTGGCCTCCGTTGGCTACAACCCCGAGCGCCTCGCCCGTGGCTGGTCGCTGGACGAGATCGATATCCGCATGATCGTCACCGACCTCTGCGTGCTCGACTTCCAGGGTCCCGGTCGGCAGATGCGCATCCGCTCCCTGCACCCCGGTGTCAGCGTGGAAGAGGTACAGGCCGCCACCAGCTTCCCGCTGCATGTGCCGAACGCGATTCCCACCACCGCCGCACCGACCCTCGAGCAACTGATCCTCATCCAGCAGCTGGACCCGCACAACCTGCGCGCCAGCCAGCTCAAGGACAATCCGCCGGGCGTGCGCGCCCGGGCCATGACCCACTGA
- a CDS encoding nitronate monooxygenase family protein — protein sequence MAISLDTRLTRLLGCRYPIIQTAMGWVADPKLVAATGNAGGFGFLAGATIEPQRMEAAILETKALTDQPFGVNFHMYQANAGEIVELVLRHGVRAVSYSRSPGKAMITRLKDAGVVCIPTVGALKHAVKAVEMGADAVTVQGGEGGGHTGSVPTSILLGQVVDAVDVPVVAAGGFKDGRGLISALALGAEGIAMGTRFLMSAESPVPPATLERYLKVRDPAAIIISRAIDGMPQRMIRNELLDSLERSGGLKRLLLALRSALAYRRHSGASIAQLLGSALKLGGSDGLSAAQMLMAANAPMVIQKAMVEGLPAAGVLPAGQIAASIDSLPGCAELIESIVQQAEQRLAELCRRVTDKSNN from the coding sequence ATGGCGATTTCACTCGATACTCGCCTGACCCGACTGCTGGGTTGTCGCTATCCGATCATCCAGACCGCCATGGGCTGGGTGGCCGATCCGAAACTGGTAGCGGCCACCGGCAACGCCGGCGGCTTTGGCTTCCTGGCCGGCGCCACCATCGAACCGCAGCGCATGGAAGCCGCCATCCTCGAAACCAAGGCGCTCACCGATCAGCCATTCGGCGTCAACTTCCACATGTACCAGGCCAATGCCGGCGAGATCGTCGAGCTGGTGCTCAGGCACGGTGTGCGTGCGGTGAGCTACAGCCGTTCGCCCGGCAAGGCGATGATCACCCGCCTGAAGGATGCCGGTGTGGTTTGCATACCCACGGTGGGTGCGCTCAAGCATGCAGTGAAGGCGGTGGAGATGGGCGCCGACGCCGTCACCGTGCAGGGCGGGGAGGGTGGTGGCCACACCGGCTCGGTGCCCACCTCGATTCTGCTCGGCCAGGTGGTGGACGCCGTCGATGTTCCGGTGGTCGCCGCCGGCGGCTTCAAGGACGGGCGCGGCCTGATATCGGCCCTGGCCCTCGGTGCCGAAGGCATTGCCATGGGCACGCGCTTTTTGATGAGTGCCGAAAGCCCGGTGCCGCCAGCCACCCTGGAGCGCTACCTGAAAGTCCGCGACCCAGCCGCCATCATCATCAGTCGCGCCATCGATGGCATGCCGCAACGGATGATCCGCAACGAATTGCTCGACAGCCTGGAACGCTCCGGCGGCCTGAAACGCCTGTTGCTGGCCCTGCGCAGTGCACTGGCCTACCGCCGTCACAGCGGCGCGAGTATCGCCCAGCTGCTGGGCAGCGCGTTGAAGCTCGGCGGTAGCGACGGTCTCAGCGCCGCGCAGATGCTGATGGCCGCCAACGCGCCGATGGTGATCCAGAAGGCCATGGTCGAGGGCCTGCCGGCGGCAGGCGTACTTCCCGCCGGGCAGATCGCCGCCAGCATCGACAGCCTGCCGGGCTGTGCCGAACTCATCGAATCCATCGTGCAGCAGGCCGAGCAACGGCTCGCCGAGCTGTGCCGCCGCGTGACCGACAAATCGAACAACTAA
- a CDS encoding CoA transferase subunit A — protein MDKRMTAADVVGQLRDGMTIGIGGWGPRRKPMALVREILRSGLKDLTVVAYGGADVGMLCAAGKVKKLVYAFVSLDFIPLEPYFRKARQEGAVEVMEIDEGMLLLGLRAAAMNVPFIPTAVGLGTDVLSINPELKLVSSPYDDSRDWVAMPALKLDAALVHVDRADVRGVCQIAGPDHYMDDLFVRAAQKAFVSCDELVDSAWFHEDPARARQVFWERNRTSAVVHLPGGAHPSSCAPLYGFDTAHFKAYNASAAEPEGWQAYMERYVNCGEAEYLARVGGLDAIRQLPLPVF, from the coding sequence ATGGACAAACGCATGACCGCTGCCGACGTGGTCGGACAGCTACGCGACGGCATGACCATTGGCATCGGCGGTTGGGGCCCGAGGCGCAAGCCCATGGCCCTGGTCCGCGAGATTCTGCGCTCCGGCCTCAAGGACCTCACGGTGGTCGCCTATGGCGGCGCCGACGTCGGCATGCTCTGTGCCGCCGGCAAGGTGAAGAAGCTGGTCTACGCCTTCGTCTCGCTGGACTTCATCCCGCTCGAACCCTACTTCCGCAAGGCCCGCCAGGAAGGCGCCGTGGAAGTGATGGAGATCGACGAAGGCATGCTACTGCTCGGCCTCAGGGCCGCCGCCATGAACGTGCCGTTCATTCCCACTGCCGTGGGCCTGGGCACCGACGTGCTGAGCATCAACCCGGAACTGAAGCTGGTCAGTTCCCCCTACGACGACAGTCGCGACTGGGTTGCCATGCCCGCGCTGAAGCTCGATGCGGCGCTGGTTCACGTCGACCGCGCCGATGTCCGCGGCGTCTGCCAGATCGCTGGTCCCGACCACTATATGGACGACCTCTTCGTGCGTGCCGCACAGAAGGCTTTTGTCAGTTGTGACGAGCTGGTCGACAGCGCCTGGTTCCATGAGGACCCGGCCCGCGCCCGCCAGGTGTTCTGGGAACGCAACCGCACCAGTGCCGTCGTTCATCTGCCAGGCGGCGCCCACCCGTCGTCCTGTGCGCCGCTCTACGGCTTCGACACCGCTCACTTCAAGGCCTACAACGCCTCGGCCGCCGAGCCAGAAGGCTGGCAGGCCTACATGGAGCGCTACGTGAACTGCGGGGAAGCGGAGTACCTCGCGCGCGTAGGTGGCCTGGACGCCATCCGCCAACTGCCGCTCCCGGTTTTCTGA
- a CDS encoding helix-turn-helix transcriptional regulator has product MPHLNDLYDNLVNLCYECVLDEGAWRSLLEGLASATGHQMGALLFVDQRDQRPQVTAINLCDPASVEAYNAYYHQYDPAKAVLVPRPVGSWYHDLEDLGPQRIRRDPYYQEFHIPFGMNNISCIKLHEQDGSGIYLSLLTAVGAALPEMLQRDLLQRLSPHLLRAARMSNRLQELKLDVARRDLLLERHPAPVWLLNGEGRVLFCNREAERRIGQAAFALQDRHGRLHGKTLDGRLQALIRQATGSDGKRRAGWLNLAGDPPARLLVTPVPEASGLAPRRSSPLAMLALLENRPGSQWLADLFQLSPAEQRLAELLLQGLTPEACAEKLNVSINTVRTQLRALFRKTETERQAELVTLLTRLQGL; this is encoded by the coding sequence ATGCCGCACCTGAACGACCTGTACGACAACCTGGTTAACCTTTGCTACGAGTGCGTCCTCGACGAGGGCGCGTGGCGCTCGCTGCTGGAGGGGCTGGCGAGCGCGACCGGCCACCAGATGGGTGCCCTGTTGTTCGTCGACCAGCGCGACCAGCGACCGCAGGTCACCGCCATCAATCTGTGCGACCCGGCCAGCGTCGAGGCGTACAACGCTTACTACCACCAATACGACCCGGCCAAGGCGGTGCTGGTACCGCGCCCGGTGGGCAGTTGGTATCACGACCTGGAAGACCTCGGCCCGCAGCGCATTCGCCGCGACCCGTACTATCAGGAGTTTCACATCCCCTTCGGCATGAACAACATCTCCTGCATCAAGCTGCACGAGCAGGATGGCTCGGGCATCTACCTGTCTCTCCTGACTGCGGTGGGAGCGGCTTTGCCGGAGATGCTGCAGCGCGACCTACTGCAACGCCTGAGCCCTCACCTGCTGCGTGCGGCACGGATGAGCAATCGACTCCAGGAGCTGAAGCTGGACGTGGCACGCCGCGACCTGCTGCTGGAGCGCCATCCAGCGCCCGTCTGGCTGCTGAATGGCGAGGGGCGGGTACTGTTCTGCAATCGCGAGGCGGAACGACGCATAGGCCAGGCGGCCTTCGCTCTGCAGGACCGCCACGGACGCTTGCATGGCAAGACCCTGGACGGGCGCCTGCAAGCGCTCATCCGCCAAGCTACCGGGTCCGACGGCAAGCGCCGCGCTGGTTGGCTGAACCTGGCCGGCGATCCACCCGCTCGCCTGTTGGTGACGCCGGTCCCCGAAGCGTCCGGGCTGGCGCCCCGACGCAGCAGTCCCCTGGCAATGCTGGCACTGCTGGAAAACCGGCCAGGAAGCCAGTGGCTCGCCGATCTGTTCCAGCTCAGCCCAGCTGAGCAGCGTCTGGCCGAACTGCTCCTCCAGGGACTGACACCGGAGGCGTGCGCCGAGAAACTCAACGTCTCGATCAACACCGTGCGCACGCAACTGCGCGCACTTTTCCGCAAGACCGAAACAGAACGCCAGGCGGAACTGGTCACCCTCCTCACTCGCTTGCAAGGGCTCTGA
- a CDS encoding methyl-accepting chemotaxis protein — MKIRQKMVASGAISVVAAALLGGIGYWGQTELADALAENQLSVSALRNHLEGDMMHDALRADVLAALVVQPGDQAGADQVRNDLREHSEWFRRTLGDNAKLPLTADIRTAIAESQPALESYIGEAERIVNLALRDPQAARAELPSFERSFGELEEKNEALSSKIESHAAQTRADGEAAVSSAAAWLVGGILLVIGLLCVVTSQLMRAVLRPLEKTVGVARAIAQGNLLTQVSIDSDDEAGQLQRALAEMQVNLRQMITTIRSESEELRGTAHRLSKTSQSIVDGASEQSDSATSMAAAMEQMITNIGQIAEHARNAQNISAQSEDLAGSGGKVILGVVEGMNRIADAVNQSSSTITALGQSSEEIHSIIQVIKGIAEQTNLLALNAAIEAARAGEAGRGFAVVADEVRNLAARTAQSTQEITGMIQRIRESTQNAVDSMQTGVERVQDGVGLARQAGESISEIRSGAHRAAEVVEEISHTIGEQSKASNEVAQRVELIAQMSRNNSQAMLDLAQAADRLDAVASSMQSSVARFQI, encoded by the coding sequence ATGAAAATAAGACAGAAAATGGTCGCCTCCGGGGCAATCAGCGTCGTGGCCGCCGCCCTCCTGGGTGGCATCGGCTACTGGGGACAAACCGAGCTGGCCGACGCTCTGGCCGAGAACCAGCTCAGCGTCAGCGCACTGCGCAATCATCTGGAGGGCGACATGATGCATGACGCCCTGCGCGCGGACGTTCTGGCCGCCCTGGTGGTGCAGCCGGGTGACCAGGCCGGCGCCGATCAGGTGCGCAATGACCTGCGCGAGCACAGTGAATGGTTCCGCCGCACGCTCGGCGACAATGCCAAGCTGCCGCTCACGGCGGACATCCGCACCGCAATCGCCGAATCCCAGCCTGCCCTGGAAAGCTACATCGGCGAAGCCGAGCGGATCGTCAATCTCGCCCTGCGCGATCCGCAGGCGGCCCGTGCCGAACTGCCCTCCTTCGAGCGCAGTTTCGGCGAGCTGGAAGAGAAGAACGAAGCCCTCAGCAGCAAGATCGAATCCCACGCGGCCCAGACCCGCGCCGACGGCGAAGCTGCCGTCAGCAGTGCTGCCGCCTGGCTCGTCGGCGGCATCCTGCTGGTGATCGGCCTGCTCTGCGTGGTCACCAGTCAATTGATGCGCGCCGTGCTACGGCCGCTGGAGAAGACCGTCGGCGTGGCGCGAGCCATCGCCCAGGGCAACCTGCTCACCCAGGTCAGCATCGACAGCGACGACGAGGCCGGCCAGTTGCAGCGGGCGCTGGCCGAGATGCAAGTCAACCTGCGCCAGATGATCACCACCATCCGTAGCGAAAGCGAGGAGCTGCGCGGCACCGCGCACCGTCTCAGCAAAACCTCGCAAAGCATCGTGGATGGCGCCAGCGAGCAATCCGACAGTGCCACCAGCATGGCCGCGGCCATGGAACAGATGATCACCAACATCGGCCAGATCGCCGAACACGCGCGCAATGCGCAGAATATTTCCGCCCAGTCGGAAGACCTCGCCGGCAGTGGCGGCAAGGTGATCCTCGGGGTGGTTGAAGGCATGAACCGCATTGCCGACGCGGTCAACCAGTCCTCCAGCACCATCACCGCGCTGGGCCAGTCGTCGGAGGAGATCCACTCCATCATCCAGGTGATCAAAGGCATCGCCGAACAGACCAACCTGCTGGCGCTGAACGCCGCCATCGAGGCCGCCCGCGCCGGGGAAGCCGGGCGGGGTTTCGCCGTGGTGGCGGACGAGGTACGCAACCTGGCGGCGCGCACCGCGCAGTCGACCCAGGAAATCACCGGGATGATCCAGCGCATCCGCGAGTCCACCCAGAACGCGGTGGACAGCATGCAGACAGGCGTGGAGCGGGTGCAGGATGGCGTCGGCCTGGCGCGCCAGGCGGGCGAGTCGATCAGCGAGATTCGCAGCGGCGCTCACCGTGCCGCAGAAGTGGTGGAGGAGATTTCCCACACCATCGGCGAGCAGTCCAAGGCCAGTAACGAAGTAGCCCAGCGCGTCGAACTGATCGCCCAGATGTCGCGCAACAACAGTCAGGCAATGCTGGACCTCGCCCAGGCCGCCGACCGCCTGGATGCCGTGGCCAGTTCGATGCAATCGTCGGTGGCGCGGTTTCAGATCTGA
- a CDS encoding enoyl-CoA hydratase, with translation MSHEQAAEADVVQYEVQGPLALVTMHRPEYHNAQNSRMTYALDAAFRRACDDDAVKVIVLRGAGKHFSAGHDIGTPGRDVNQSFERTSLWYDHVNKPGGEFLYAREQEVYLGMCRRWRDMPKPTIAMVQGACIAGGLMLAWVCDLIIASEDAYFADPVVRMGIPGVEYFAHVHELNPRIAKEFLFLGERMGADRAYQMGMVNKVVPRDVLEDVTLDVARRIAQMPRLGLQLTKQAVNNAEDLMGKRATMDMVFGLHHFAHVHNELVSGDKLGGYDARGMAQSQRNSSEA, from the coding sequence ATGAGCCACGAACAGGCCGCAGAAGCAGACGTGGTGCAGTACGAGGTTCAGGGCCCGCTGGCCCTGGTCACCATGCACCGCCCCGAGTATCACAACGCGCAGAACTCGCGCATGACTTACGCCCTGGACGCCGCCTTCCGTCGCGCCTGCGATGACGACGCGGTCAAGGTCATCGTCCTGCGCGGTGCCGGCAAGCACTTCTCCGCCGGGCACGACATCGGTACGCCTGGTCGCGACGTGAACCAGAGCTTCGAACGCACCAGCCTCTGGTACGACCACGTGAACAAGCCAGGCGGAGAGTTCCTCTACGCCCGCGAGCAGGAGGTCTATCTCGGCATGTGCCGGCGTTGGCGCGACATGCCCAAGCCGACCATCGCCATGGTGCAGGGCGCCTGCATCGCCGGCGGACTGATGCTGGCCTGGGTCTGCGACCTGATCATCGCCTCGGAGGACGCCTATTTCGCCGATCCGGTGGTGCGCATGGGGATTCCGGGGGTCGAGTACTTCGCCCACGTGCACGAACTGAATCCGCGCATCGCCAAGGAGTTCCTCTTCCTCGGCGAGCGCATGGGCGCCGATCGTGCCTACCAGATGGGCATGGTCAACAAGGTGGTGCCACGCGACGTGCTGGAAGACGTGACCCTGGACGTAGCCCGGCGCATCGCGCAGATGCCGCGCCTGGGCCTGCAACTGACCAAACAGGCGGTGAACAACGCCGAGGACCTGATGGGCAAGCGCGCCACCATGGACATGGTGTTCGGCCTCCATCACTTCGCCCATGTGCACAACGAACTGGTCAGCGGCGACAAGCTCGGCGGCTACGACGCCCGCGGCATGGCGCAGTCCCAGCGCAACTCATCGGAGGCGTGA